The following are encoded in a window of Desulfolucanica intricata genomic DNA:
- the rpsG gene encoding 30S ribosomal protein S7: MPRRSRLTKRDVMPDPVYGNKVVAKLINQIMLDGKKGVAESIVYDAFDIIREKTGKDPLEVFDQALKNIMPVLEVKARRVGGANYQVPVEVRHDRRQTLGIRWLTKYSRERSGRTMRERLANEIMDAAAGVGAAVKKKEDTHKMAEANKAFAHYRW; encoded by the coding sequence ATGCCGAGAAGAAGTCGCTTAACAAAAAGGGACGTTATGCCGGATCCGGTTTATGGTAATAAAGTTGTGGCAAAATTAATCAATCAAATTATGCTGGATGGTAAAAAAGGTGTAGCAGAATCGATTGTTTATGATGCCTTTGATATTATTAGGGAAAAAACAGGAAAAGATCCCTTGGAAGTTTTTGATCAGGCTTTGAAAAATATCATGCCGGTTTTAGAGGTCAAAGCTCGCAGAGTCGGTGGTGCGAACTATCAAGTTCCGGTCGAGGTTCGCCATGACCGCAGACAAACTCTGGGTATTCGCTGGCTTACGAAGTATTCCAGAGAACGTTCAGGACGAACTATGCGTGAAAGACTGGCTAATGAAATTATGGATGCGGCAGCAGGGGTTGGTGCAGCCGTGAAAAAGAAAGAGGACACACATAAAATGGCAGAAGCTAACAAAGCATTCGCGCACTACAGGTGGTAA
- the rpsL gene encoding 30S ribosomal protein S12: protein MPTIHQLVRKGRKQMVEKSTSPALKESPQKRGVCTRVYTTTPKKPNSALRKVARVRLTNGIEVTSYIPGIGHNLQEHSVVLVRGGRVKDLPGVRYHVVRGALDTAGVQNRNQGRSKYGTKRPKGK, encoded by the coding sequence ATGCCGACTATTCATCAACTGGTGCGTAAAGGGAGAAAGCAGATGGTGGAAAAATCTACATCTCCTGCCTTAAAGGAAAGTCCTCAGAAACGTGGTGTTTGCACAAGGGTTTACACTACAACACCCAAAAAGCCAAATTCCGCTCTTCGTAAGGTGGCGAGGGTAAGATTAACAAATGGAATTGAGGTTACTTCCTATATACCCGGCATTGGTCATAACCTCCAAGAGCACTCGGTAGTCCTTGTAAGGGGTGGCAGGGTGAAAGATCTTCCCGGTGTCCGCTATCACGTTGTTCGTGGCGCTTTAGATACTGCCGGTGTTCAGAACAGAAATCAGGGACGCTCTAAGTATGGCACCAAGCGGCCGAAAGGTAAGTAA
- a CDS encoding ribosomal L7Ae/L30e/S12e/Gadd45 family protein, producing MPYERLKLAHKKTVGAKQTLKACQRGSALEVYIASDAETYVTAPILKICSENNIPVVKVDSMRELGKVCGIEVSCAAAAIIKG from the coding sequence ATGCCCTATGAACGGCTAAAATTAGCACATAAGAAAACGGTGGGAGCAAAGCAAACCTTAAAGGCCTGCCAGCGTGGCAGCGCCCTGGAAGTTTATATTGCTTCAGATGCAGAAACCTATGTAACCGCACCGATTTTAAAAATCTGTTCAGAAAATAATATTCCTGTTGTAAAAGTGGACTCAATGCGGGAACTGGGCAAAGTATGTGGGATTGAGGTTTCTTGTGCTGCCGCTGCCATTATTAAAGGCTGA